The following proteins come from a genomic window of Candidatus Bathyarchaeota archaeon:
- a CDS encoding N-6 DNA methylase translates to MKTFMNELNVGQMANEIKRRAQEASNEEELRVGFAVIMDPILRSWGIKPAYERYAGGTRCLISGVRKDALYGTVIIEFKAPGKLKSGKEFQKAKEQVKEYIKVEAVSPEYYGRYFGVIIDGFQIAFIRFRKKEWEETVALEVNAQTILRLLEAIRGLKRKPIEAKLLLEDFGPESRITKNSILTLYKALINSKSPRTDMLFEDWRRVFSQVCAYSKEKFEGLIDYYGVKGGGRIDVEKLMFAIHTYYTILMKLLTSEIVTLFADSLIGSYLKRLEEAYLKNKSEMLAELKELEEGGIFAQLGIKNFLEADYFAWYLEEWNDDIATSIFDIIKKLLDYEPATIELSPEKVKDLFKRLYQNLVPRDIRHRLGEYFTPDWLAELLLDEVGYDGDPEKKILDPACGSGTFLVLAIRRIKEYAEEHFLDKRELLTKIVENVKGIDLNPLAVLAAKANYLIALADLIRYRPKEGIELSIYLADSIAVERRSHLFGEEVYLKTVEGELWIPREVLDKGLLSRVLEDIDFCIKMKYSEGEFRKFIQKYELSEFAVQSITKLYSRLLSLEKEGKNRIWTRVLKNSFAPLLIGKFDYVVGNPPWINWENLPEFYRNDTKPLWDQYGLLEKTKGIGLGKVKRDMAMLFVARCFDRFLKDNGKFSFLIPFTVYKTQAGAGFRKFLAYNCKVLKIHDLVTLYPFEGAVNRTSLIVIEKSGKTQFPILCIMWSNPRAKGIDQEAELEEVKKTTKQFDLVFIPIEKNKPESPWIQITEKAYRGITKVIGKSTWYKAYAGVYTALNQVYWVNVISKQPQGLLITNPPLPGQKKKVKQVREFVEEELVYPLIRGRDVKRWYISSELGYIILPINRNGETFSHEELKLKYRKAWKYFTNFIEPLINRGGEPYKSKLEPYRKMSFEKAEKVAPPFYWLFNVQHTLAPYKVVWKEVSARMKVGGFHVAVLEPAYDKYSGSKIVVPEHTVVLIPLDNKNEAHYLAAILNSSPVALYGAYMPVKGLENIRIPRFDTNNATHQTLSRLSKEAHKIAKQIHEENRSDLIENLQKIEDEIDKCVAELYEITDNELEEIKECLIILKEGGFQEEEEVEEEEVLPKEERIKISLEPLLINEDQSQEIDVKLTNDFNSDIENLSLKISLKDKTIVSEKVEKIEKGGGRGLKFFCPSLKAGQYSLKIELTFSINGERRKVEEERMLFVKAISKKTPTVFGDLDKLFGD, encoded by the coding sequence ATGAAGACTTTCATGAATGAATTAAATGTGGGACAAATGGCTAATGAGATTAAACGACGTGCTCAAGAAGCAAGTAATGAAGAAGAGCTAAGAGTAGGATTTGCAGTAATCATGGATCCAATTTTAAGATCTTGGGGCATTAAACCCGCATACGAAAGGTATGCTGGAGGTACAAGATGTTTAATTTCCGGTGTAAGAAAAGATGCACTTTATGGTACCGTTATTATAGAGTTTAAAGCTCCAGGGAAGTTGAAATCTGGGAAAGAGTTCCAAAAGGCGAAGGAACAGGTTAAGGAGTACATAAAAGTGGAAGCGGTCAGCCCTGAGTACTATGGAAGATATTTCGGTGTCATAATTGATGGATTCCAGATTGCTTTTATCAGATTTAGGAAGAAGGAGTGGGAAGAAACTGTCGCTTTGGAAGTTAACGCTCAAACAATTTTAAGGTTGCTGGAAGCGATAAGAGGTTTAAAGCGAAAGCCTATAGAGGCTAAACTCTTACTTGAAGACTTTGGACCTGAAAGCAGAATAACTAAAAATTCCATTTTGACTTTATATAAAGCTCTAATCAACTCAAAGTCGCCCAGAACTGATATGCTTTTTGAGGATTGGAGAAGGGTTTTTTCGCAAGTTTGTGCTTATTCGAAAGAGAAGTTTGAAGGACTGATAGATTATTACGGTGTGAAGGGAGGGGGAAGAATTGATGTTGAAAAATTGATGTTTGCCATACATACTTATTACACCATCTTAATGAAACTTTTAACCTCTGAAATTGTAACTCTTTTTGCGGATAGTTTAATTGGGTCTTACTTAAAACGGCTTGAAGAAGCTTACTTAAAGAATAAATCAGAGATGTTGGCAGAGCTAAAAGAGCTTGAAGAAGGTGGAATCTTTGCTCAGTTAGGAATAAAGAATTTTTTAGAAGCTGACTATTTCGCTTGGTATTTGGAAGAATGGAATGATGATATTGCAACCTCTATTTTTGACATAATCAAGAAGTTGCTAGATTACGAGCCAGCTACAATTGAATTATCACCTGAAAAAGTAAAAGATTTATTCAAGAGGCTATATCAGAATTTAGTACCAAGGGATATTAGGCATAGATTAGGAGAATATTTCACTCCAGACTGGCTTGCTGAGCTTTTGTTAGATGAAGTAGGTTACGATGGGGATCCTGAAAAGAAAATTCTAGATCCCGCCTGTGGCTCAGGTACCTTTTTAGTCTTAGCCATTAGGAGGATTAAAGAATACGCTGAAGAGCATTTCCTTGATAAGAGAGAGCTACTGACAAAAATTGTGGAGAATGTTAAGGGAATTGACTTGAATCCTCTTGCCGTACTTGCAGCTAAAGCCAATTACCTTATCGCTTTGGCTGACTTAATTAGATATAGACCAAAAGAGGGGATAGAGCTTTCAATATATTTAGCCGACTCTATTGCTGTAGAGAGAAGATCGCATTTATTCGGAGAGGAAGTATATTTAAAAACAGTCGAAGGCGAACTTTGGATACCACGAGAGGTTCTTGATAAAGGTTTGCTATCTAGGGTGTTAGAGGATATTGATTTTTGCATAAAAATGAAATATTCCGAGGGAGAGTTTAGAAAATTTATTCAAAAATACGAATTAAGTGAGTTTGCAGTACAGTCTATAACTAAATTATATTCAAGGTTACTTTCGCTGGAAAAAGAAGGGAAAAATAGAATTTGGACAAGGGTCTTAAAGAACTCCTTTGCACCTTTGCTCATCGGAAAATTCGATTACGTAGTTGGCAACCCTCCTTGGATTAATTGGGAAAATTTGCCTGAATTTTATAGGAATGACACTAAACCGTTATGGGATCAATACGGTTTACTCGAAAAAACCAAAGGCATAGGATTAGGCAAAGTTAAGAGAGATATGGCGATGCTCTTTGTAGCTAGATGCTTTGATAGATTTTTAAAAGACAATGGAAAATTTTCTTTTTTGATACCCTTCACGGTATATAAAACTCAGGCTGGTGCAGGATTTAGAAAGTTCTTGGCTTATAATTGTAAAGTTCTTAAAATCCATGACTTAGTGACACTTTATCCATTTGAGGGAGCTGTAAATAGAACCTCATTAATTGTGATAGAGAAATCTGGAAAGACTCAGTTTCCAATTCTATGCATCATGTGGTCTAATCCAAGAGCCAAAGGAATAGATCAAGAGGCAGAGTTAGAGGAAGTAAAGAAGACAACGAAACAATTTGATTTAGTTTTCATTCCAATAGAGAAAAATAAGCCAGAAAGTCCTTGGATCCAAATAACCGAAAAAGCATATAGAGGAATTACGAAGGTTATAGGCAAAAGCACTTGGTATAAAGCTTACGCAGGTGTTTATACTGCACTAAATCAAGTATATTGGGTTAATGTAATTTCAAAGCAACCTCAAGGTTTACTGATTACAAATCCACCATTGCCGGGGCAGAAGAAAAAGGTAAAGCAAGTAAGAGAGTTTGTAGAAGAAGAGCTAGTATATCCATTAATAAGAGGAAGAGATGTGAAAAGATGGTACATATCTTCCGAGTTGGGCTATATTATTCTTCCTATCAATAGGAATGGGGAAACGTTTTCGCACGAGGAACTAAAATTAAAATATCGAAAGGCTTGGAAGTATTTCACTAATTTCATTGAACCCCTTATAAATAGAGGTGGAGAACCATATAAATCTAAACTTGAGCCTTATAGAAAAATGTCTTTCGAGAAAGCTGAAAAAGTAGCACCACCATTTTATTGGCTTTTTAATGTTCAGCATACATTAGCACCTTATAAGGTAGTGTGGAAAGAAGTATCTGCCAGAATGAAAGTTGGCGGTTTTCATGTTGCAGTCTTAGAGCCTGCCTATGATAAGTATTCAGGAAGTAAAATAGTTGTACCCGAGCATACGGTTGTGTTAATTCCATTAGATAACAAGAACGAAGCCCACTATTTAGCTGCAATATTAAATTCCTCTCCTGTTGCACTTTATGGAGCATATATGCCTGTTAAAGGTTTAGAAAACATAAGAATTCCAAGATTCGATACAAATAATGCCACTCACCAAACTCTTTCTAGGCTCTCCAAAGAGGCTCATAAAATTGCCAAGCAGATTCATGAGGAGAATAGAAGTGATTTGATAGAAAATTTGCAGAAAATTGAAGATGAGATTGATAAATGTGTTGCTGAACTATATGAGATTACTGACAATGAATTAGAAGAAATTAAAGAATGCCTTATAATCTTAAAAGAAGGTGGGTTTCAAGAAGAAGAGGAAGTTGAAGAGGAAGAAGTGCTTCCAAAAGAGGAGAGAATAAAAATCTCCTTGGAACCTCTACTGATTAATGAAGATCAATCTCAAGAGATCGATGTTAAACTCACTAATGACTTTAATTCTGATATAGAAAATCTGAGCTTGAAGATAAGTTTGAAAGATAAAACTATAGTGAGTGAAAAAGTGGAAAAGATAGAGAAAGGAGGAGGAAGAGGTCTGAAGTTTTTCTGTCCATCCTTAAAGGCAGGCCAATATAGTCTAAAAATTGAACTTACTTTCAGCATAAATGGAGAAAGAAGAAAAGTCGAAGAAGAAAGAATGTTATTCGTTAAAGCAATTAGCAAGAAAACGCCGACAGTATTTGGAGATTTAGATAAACTCTTTGGTGATTAG
- the brxL gene encoding BREX system Lon protease-like protein BrxL translates to MVKQDELNAKLRYYFPGYVVNKGLSNRQDIRKVPKFVSEHLLTQISEESDPLVFSEKLMKVIELVNTLHPEPKDKDKILDKIIIKKLGCKIIDEIKVEIDEKHEIRKANVPSLNLTNVMISDKIVEKNEELLSTGIWGLTSLKYSEPILDEKGKQITLPVFIDDFEPFHVANINFNEFLEKRKHFTLEEWFDVLVNTLGLNPEVYTSDQKLLLISRFIPLVENNVNLMEFGPRATGKTYFYRNISFYTRIISGGQVTPAQLFYNIARRTVGEIGLKDCIVFDEISKVTFPRPEEMMGKLKDYMVDGHFERGPKKAASLCSLVFMGNIEVSGYLPIEDINYVLPEFMRNDSAFIDRIHGIIPGWEIPKIKKSEVHLSNNYGFSVDYFSEILHELRKLDFTPLIRSMIELENITIRDEIGIYRVASGLAKILFPNKQFEMGDFKLVMDFAVKLRQKVADLLNKMAPGEYEKKKIEWKYRKLKT, encoded by the coding sequence ATGGTGAAGCAAGATGAACTAAATGCAAAATTGAGGTATTATTTCCCGGGTTACGTTGTTAATAAGGGTCTTTCCAATAGGCAGGACATTAGAAAAGTACCGAAATTCGTATCTGAGCATCTCCTTACTCAAATTTCTGAAGAAAGCGATCCATTGGTTTTTAGTGAGAAACTAATGAAAGTTATTGAGCTTGTTAATACCCTGCATCCCGAGCCGAAAGATAAAGATAAAATCTTAGATAAGATAATCATCAAGAAGCTGGGCTGTAAGATAATAGATGAGATAAAAGTCGAGATTGATGAGAAACATGAAATAAGAAAAGCTAATGTTCCCAGCTTAAATCTTACAAACGTTATGATCTCTGATAAGATAGTTGAGAAGAACGAAGAGCTCCTCTCCACTGGAATATGGGGGTTAACCAGTTTGAAATATTCAGAACCCATCTTGGATGAGAAAGGAAAACAGATAACTTTACCAGTATTTATTGATGACTTTGAACCATTCCATGTTGCAAATATAAACTTTAATGAATTTCTTGAAAAGAGAAAGCATTTTACATTAGAGGAATGGTTTGATGTTTTAGTAAACACACTCGGGTTAAATCCTGAGGTGTATACCTCAGACCAAAAACTTCTTCTTATTAGCCGATTTATTCCTCTTGTTGAGAACAATGTAAATTTGATGGAATTCGGGCCGAGAGCAACTGGAAAGACTTATTTTTATAGGAATATTTCATTCTATACGCGAATTATCTCTGGAGGACAGGTTACTCCAGCCCAACTCTTTTACAACATCGCAAGGAGAACCGTAGGGGAAATTGGGCTAAAGGATTGTATAGTGTTTGACGAAATAAGCAAAGTAACATTCCCTAGGCCAGAGGAGATGATGGGCAAACTGAAGGACTATATGGTCGATGGACATTTCGAGAGAGGCCCAAAAAAGGCAGCTTCCCTATGCTCGTTAGTTTTTATGGGAAATATAGAAGTTTCAGGTTATCTTCCAATAGAGGATATCAATTATGTCCTTCCGGAATTCATGAGGAATGATTCAGCATTCATAGATAGGATTCATGGAATAATTCCTGGGTGGGAAATACCAAAAATAAAGAAAAGTGAAGTTCATCTTTCAAATAATTATGGGTTCTCGGTTGATTACTTCTCAGAAATTCTTCATGAGCTCAGGAAGTTAGATTTCACTCCTCTTATACGTTCGATGATAGAGCTAGAAAATATTACGATAAGAGACGAAATCGGCATTTATAGAGTTGCTTCAGGTTTGGCCAAGATACTTTTCCCAAATAAGCAATTTGAGATGGGGGATTTTAAGCTAGTAATGGACTTCGCAGTTAAATTAAGACAGAAAGTAGCTGATTTATTAAATAAAATGGCTCCAGGGGAATATGAGAAAAAGAAGATAGAATGGAAATATAGAAAGTTAAAAACATGA